In the Paenibacillus sp. FSL H7-0357 genome, one interval contains:
- a CDS encoding iron ABC transporter permease, with the protein MNENSSKESSIGMTWRLIGIFGGGLAVLFVLFLLSLGFGEAKIPAATLLDGLLNRQDVMEHNLLWDIRMPRTVIGILAGAALAAAGALLQTITKNPLASSDTLGINAGAYFMVVLGVVAFPAMQQQFPFLLAAGGGLLAAMAAYFLGGGKAATPVRLALSGMIVSMVLGAFTSALHIFKQTETQNLFLWGAGSLIQLDWDGVRYAWPFVLALIGAAVFAGRQFDALELDESTARSLGQRVGLTRAVGLGISVLMAAIVVSVVGPIGFVGLVAPHLVRLSGIRKHRLLIPASALWGALLITAADTLARVVRSNVGEIPVGAVMAIIGAPWLIWLVLTKMKNISGSGSGQSSMSVGGAALRMRFVPTAIFMTALLLVVILVSLSLGGTRIPLADLLGSLIPGGDQSFSVLLNLRLPRTLVAACGGIALAVSGVLIQSAVRNPLADASIIGVTSGAGLGAMIVLFVWPALTVVVLPLAAIAGGVVAAAFVFFLAWRKALNPSVLILLGIAISAVGSAGIQVMIVKASLWSSSSFIWLTGSTYGRGWNQFYSLFIFLIVLVPIAYYLGRKFDLLAFGDESSTGFGLPVRGTRLWAMIIGVLLAAGAVASVGTIGFLGLMAPHAVRMMIGHHTRRSIILSGLLGGLMLVIADTIGRTIMAPIEIPSGLIIMIIGAPYFLFLMYRSLVSKK; encoded by the coding sequence ATGAACGAGAATAGTAGCAAGGAATCCTCAATCGGAATGACCTGGCGGCTAATTGGAATATTTGGGGGCGGCCTTGCCGTCCTCTTCGTTCTATTCCTCCTGAGCCTCGGCTTCGGAGAGGCCAAAATTCCGGCAGCCACCCTATTGGATGGATTGCTGAACCGCCAGGATGTGATGGAGCATAATCTGCTCTGGGATATCCGGATGCCCCGTACGGTTATCGGGATTCTGGCCGGGGCTGCTTTAGCTGCGGCTGGTGCATTACTGCAAACCATAACGAAGAACCCGCTCGCATCCTCGGATACGCTGGGGATTAATGCCGGGGCTTACTTTATGGTTGTCCTAGGTGTGGTTGCTTTCCCGGCTATGCAGCAGCAGTTCCCGTTTTTGCTGGCAGCGGGAGGGGGACTTCTGGCGGCAATGGCCGCCTATTTCCTGGGTGGAGGCAAGGCGGCCACGCCTGTCCGGCTGGCATTATCGGGTATGATCGTATCTATGGTATTGGGTGCGTTCACATCTGCCTTACATATCTTCAAACAGACGGAAACACAAAATTTATTCTTATGGGGCGCAGGTTCCCTGATTCAACTGGACTGGGATGGTGTCCGGTACGCTTGGCCTTTCGTCCTTGCACTGATTGGGGCGGCAGTATTCGCCGGCCGGCAATTCGATGCGCTTGAGCTTGATGAGTCAACCGCCCGTTCGCTGGGACAGCGTGTAGGGTTAACCCGGGCAGTGGGCCTGGGCATATCCGTGCTCATGGCTGCGATCGTGGTCAGTGTGGTCGGACCGATAGGTTTCGTCGGTCTGGTCGCTCCGCATCTGGTCCGGCTTAGCGGTATCCGCAAGCATCGCCTGCTTATTCCCGCGAGCGCCTTGTGGGGAGCATTGCTCATTACGGCAGCGGATACGCTTGCGCGTGTGGTGCGGAGCAATGTAGGTGAGATACCGGTCGGTGCGGTTATGGCGATTATTGGAGCGCCATGGCTCATTTGGCTGGTGCTTACCAAGATGAAGAATATTTCCGGTTCAGGCTCCGGACAGTCATCCATGAGCGTTGGGGGAGCCGCGCTGCGTATGCGTTTTGTTCCTACGGCGATATTCATGACCGCACTGCTCCTCGTTGTCATCCTTGTGAGCTTATCGCTTGGGGGAACGAGAATTCCGCTGGCTGATTTGCTGGGCAGTCTTATTCCCGGGGGAGATCAATCGTTTTCTGTGCTGCTGAATCTGCGGCTTCCGCGTACTCTCGTTGCAGCTTGCGGAGGTATCGCGCTGGCCGTCAGCGGTGTCTTAATTCAAAGCGCTGTCCGCAATCCGCTGGCCGACGCTTCGATTATCGGCGTGACCTCAGGCGCCGGGCTTGGTGCGATGATCGTACTGTTCGTATGGCCTGCATTGACGGTAGTTGTTTTACCTTTAGCCGCAATTGCAGGTGGGGTTGTCGCAGCAGCCTTTGTATTCTTTCTGGCCTGGCGTAAAGCCTTGAATCCGTCCGTGCTCATCCTGCTCGGAATCGCTATATCGGCCGTCGGCTCTGCGGGCATACAGGTTATGATCGTTAAGGCAAGCCTGTGGAGCAGCAGTTCCTTTATTTGGCTGACGGGTTCGACCTATGGCCGGGGCTGGAATCAGTTTTACAGCCTGTTTATCTTTCTGATTGTCCTTGTGCCGATTGCATATTATCTGGGCCGGAAATTTGATTTGCTGGCGTTTGGCGACGAGAGTTCAACAGGTTTTGGCTTGCCGGTTCGGGGAACGCGGCTGTGGGCTATGATTATTGGCGTTTTGCTTGCAGCGGGAGCCGTTGCCAGCGTAGGGACAATCGGATTTCTCGGGCTTATGGCACCGCATGCAGTACGGATGATGATCGGGCATCACACGAGACGCTCCATTATTTTGTCGGGACTGCTGGGGGGATTAATGCTGGTCATTGCCGATACGATTGGAAGAACCATAATGGCCCCGATAGAAATACCGTCAGGCCTGATTATTATGATCATTGGAGCTCCATATTTCCTGTTTCTAATGTACCGTTCACTTGTCAGCAAGAAGTAA
- a CDS encoding ABC transporter substrate-binding protein translates to MHKRLLSLVLVIAVILVVAGCGSNNTKSPAANESATGNATATATNAGSEAASGPIVLKDAKGEVKLDKPAQKVVVLEWTFTEDIIALGMQPVGNADNENYKVWVTGEAPLDAGVTDVGTRGEPNLETIAALKPDLIIANTDSHEAIYEQLKGIAPTLIFGLYPPEGQGDQYTMMEDIFKTIAAAVGKTAEGDKVLADLDAHYADAKTKLAAAGKEGLNYVLTQAYSYQNAATMRLFTDNSLAVQTLDRIGLKNDWKPEAFEAYGFSTSTVEALPAVQDTNLIYIVQKDDDIFSNELKDNSVWKGLTFVKEKRTFGLGSATWVFGGPVSSKVIVDEVVNSLTK, encoded by the coding sequence ATGCACAAAAGGTTGTTGAGTTTAGTTCTGGTTATTGCTGTCATACTGGTTGTGGCAGGTTGTGGATCCAACAATACGAAAAGTCCGGCAGCTAACGAAAGCGCAACTGGCAATGCCACTGCAACTGCAACGAATGCTGGCAGTGAAGCGGCGAGTGGCCCGATTGTACTGAAGGATGCTAAAGGTGAGGTTAAGCTGGACAAGCCTGCGCAAAAGGTCGTAGTGCTGGAGTGGACATTTACTGAAGATATTATTGCCCTCGGCATGCAGCCGGTAGGGAATGCCGATAACGAAAACTATAAGGTGTGGGTAACTGGCGAAGCGCCCCTGGATGCAGGCGTGACTGATGTCGGTACACGCGGTGAGCCGAATCTGGAGACGATTGCGGCGCTGAAGCCGGATTTGATTATTGCGAATACAGACAGCCATGAAGCCATCTATGAGCAATTGAAGGGCATTGCGCCAACGCTGATTTTCGGCCTGTATCCGCCTGAAGGCCAAGGCGATCAATACACGATGATGGAAGACATCTTCAAAACGATTGCAGCCGCTGTCGGCAAGACCGCGGAAGGTGATAAGGTCCTGGCAGATTTGGATGCGCATTATGCGGATGCCAAGACGAAGCTGGCCGCTGCAGGCAAGGAAGGCTTGAACTATGTACTGACGCAAGCCTACAGCTATCAGAATGCAGCGACGATGCGTCTCTTTACGGATAATTCTCTGGCGGTACAGACGCTGGACCGGATCGGCTTAAAAAACGATTGGAAACCCGAAGCTTTTGAGGCTTACGGATTCAGCACATCGACAGTTGAAGCATTGCCTGCGGTTCAGGATACCAATCTGATCTATATCGTCCAGAAGGATGATGATATTTTCTCGAACGAGCTGAAGGATAATTCCGTCTGGAAAGGCCTTACCTTCGTGAAGGAGAAACGCACCTTTGGATTAGGCAGCGCAACTTGGGTGTTCGGCGGTCCGGTCTCCTCCAAGGTTATCGTGGATGAAGTTGTAAATAGTTTAACGAAATGA
- a CDS encoding response regulator transcription factor has protein sequence MKVLVLEDEKPIRDFLLVNLKRAGFEVVEASTGEEALAAARDQKDFDIAILDLMLPGVSGFEVCERLRGMFPRLGIIMLTAKSQEVDKVMGLEAGADDYVVKPFSPVELVARVRSLYRRMYPGEVSAQENHIELPPFTLMLDERKLLKDKLEIPLTPTEFSIVKLLMEQPNKAMNRDDILTSVWGQYFMGELKIVDVNISRIRQKIGQGPSGPQYLETVWGFGYLWRV, from the coding sequence ATGAAAGTGCTGGTACTGGAAGATGAGAAGCCCATACGCGATTTTCTGCTTGTCAATCTTAAGCGTGCGGGCTTCGAGGTTGTCGAGGCCTCCACAGGCGAAGAGGCTCTGGCTGCCGCCCGGGATCAGAAGGATTTTGATATTGCTATTCTGGACCTGATGCTTCCCGGTGTCAGCGGCTTCGAGGTGTGTGAACGCCTGCGGGGCATGTTCCCCCGGCTTGGCATTATTATGCTGACTGCCAAAAGCCAGGAAGTCGATAAGGTGATGGGGCTGGAAGCCGGTGCAGACGACTATGTGGTTAAGCCCTTCAGTCCGGTTGAGCTGGTTGCCCGGGTCCGGTCGCTCTACCGGCGGATGTATCCGGGAGAAGTGTCCGCACAAGAGAACCATATTGAGCTTCCTCCATTCACACTGATGCTGGATGAACGCAAATTACTGAAAGACAAGCTCGAGATTCCCCTGACGCCCACGGAATTCTCCATCGTCAAACTGCTTATGGAGCAGCCTAACAAGGCTATGAACCGTGACGATATTCTTACCTCCGTATGGGGGCAATATTTTATGGGAGAGCTTAAGATTGTAGATGTTAATATCAGCCGAATCCGCCAAAAAATCGGGCAGGGCCCTTCCGGACCACAATACCTCGAAACGGTCTGGGGATTCGGCTATCTATGGAGGGTCTAA
- a CDS encoding TetR/AcrR family transcriptional regulator, translating to MNKTTSRTDPRILRTRQLLRNAVIELLEEMDIEKISVNRIAERAKINRVTFYLHYRDLPDMLEKMADDMVEDIHQVVNNHSELADKEDWPLLENLLKHIEENARFYKVILTSRQITIFTDRLFKLLSEMIAERLERKQGDPGDSSANIQREIAIWYGSAALIGTIVAWLRKDMPYTPSYLARQITLLRSQ from the coding sequence ATGAATAAAACAACGTCGCGAACAGATCCACGCATACTCCGCACGCGTCAATTGCTTAGAAATGCCGTGATTGAACTGCTAGAGGAAATGGACATCGAGAAAATTTCAGTAAACCGCATTGCAGAGCGGGCAAAAATCAATCGCGTTACGTTTTATCTGCATTACCGGGATCTCCCGGATATGCTGGAGAAGATGGCAGATGATATGGTCGAGGACATTCATCAGGTAGTAAACAATCATTCGGAGTTGGCAGACAAGGAGGATTGGCCGCTGCTGGAGAACCTTCTCAAGCATATTGAGGAGAATGCAAGATTTTACAAAGTTATTCTTACATCGAGACAAATTACGATCTTCACGGATCGTTTGTTCAAGCTGCTGTCGGAAATGATTGCTGAAAGACTGGAGCGAAAGCAAGGTGACCCGGGGGACTCATCAGCAAATATACAAAGAGAGATCGCCATTTGGTACGGTTCCGCAGCCTTGATTGGTACGATTGTCGCCTGGCTTCGAAAGGACATGCCCTATACACCGTCCTATCTGGCCAGACAAATAACGTTGCTCCGCTCTCAATAA
- a CDS encoding ABC transporter ATP-binding protein: protein MNAIIQTEGLTKHYGSHHAVDGISLHVEQGEIYGFLGLNGAGKTTTIRMLLGMIRPDSGASYLFGQRVDAGSHKLWANVGYMVETPYSYPELTVRENLEIIRRLRGIPEHDAIDSVMDKLQLTPYRDRKAGKLSLGNGQRLGLAKAMLHNPKVLILDEPTNGLDPAGIVEVRQLLNELALTHGVTIFISSHILGEVARLATRIGIVHHGKLLQETEVRELQHILRKHLLVQTRNPEAARIKLLQHGYKVKWSEEGLRLSDDHAIASPEQISKLLVHANMPPIQLSVEEEDLEAYFLRKIETGGGATE from the coding sequence GTGAATGCTATTATTCAGACTGAAGGCTTAACGAAACATTACGGAAGCCATCATGCTGTAGACGGAATATCACTGCATGTTGAGCAAGGGGAAATCTACGGATTTCTGGGACTGAATGGTGCGGGTAAAACGACGACGATACGCATGCTGCTGGGGATGATCCGGCCGGATTCCGGAGCTTCCTATTTGTTCGGACAACGTGTGGATGCCGGCAGTCACAAGCTGTGGGCGAACGTCGGATACATGGTGGAGACCCCGTATTCTTATCCTGAGTTAACGGTCCGGGAGAATCTGGAGATCATCCGCCGTCTGCGGGGCATACCGGAACACGATGCCATAGATTCTGTAATGGACAAGCTGCAGCTAACCCCCTACCGGGACCGCAAGGCCGGTAAATTGTCACTCGGCAACGGACAGCGGCTGGGCCTGGCCAAAGCAATGCTGCATAATCCAAAAGTGCTGATTCTGGATGAGCCGACGAACGGACTGGACCCCGCTGGAATTGTTGAGGTTCGGCAGCTGCTTAACGAGCTTGCCCTGACTCACGGGGTGACAATATTTATCTCCAGCCATATCCTGGGCGAGGTCGCCAGACTGGCGACACGGATCGGTATTGTTCATCATGGCAAGCTGCTTCAGGAAACGGAGGTCAGGGAGCTGCAGCATATTCTCCGGAAACATCTGCTTGTGCAGACCCGTAATCCTGAAGCTGCCCGGATAAAGCTGCTCCAGCACGGTTATAAGGTGAAATGGTCCGAGGAAGGGCTGCGGCTCTCCGACGATCATGCGATAGCTAGTCCTGAGCAGATATCGAAGCTGCTGGTCCATGCAAATATGCCGCCCATTCAGTTGAGTGTAGAAGAAGAGGATCTGGAAGCTTATTTTCTTAGAAAAATTGAAACCGGAGGGGGAGCAACAGAATGA
- a CDS encoding ATP-binding protein codes for MLKGIRSRLIVYITIVLLLIVLLLEGVFIVAVHYYYLGSAMETLSSRAVTSATFFNKYLEGYSINERARYILENLSTEESSKVEVLSPAGDVIINSFGFASSEHIETPDVKDALISGKGTYQSITPLNGERIMAVSIPLRESGENIGVLRYSVSAEPLYDVIINIVLNAAWVGLLVILFGFVLSLIIAKRIVGPIQQLTSVAKEMATGNFDVRAEKRYDDEVGTLAVTLNYMSEEMVKSEKIKYDFISSVTHELRTPLTSIKGWGETLLVGDLSDKKETLQGLEVMTGETDRLIGLVEDLLDFSKFQAGEIKVSLQPYDLRGLLEDLLLQFRYRGQTKQIRLYADIPDQPLPVDGDFNRLKQVFVNLLDNAFKFTPAQGEVRLTADYNETLIIITVADNGEGIEADDLTKLGTKFFKGRSRQSGSGLGLAICKEIIVLHGGRLRIESEFTKGTSVIVELPRYPVE; via the coding sequence TTGCTGAAGGGAATCAGGTCTAGGCTTATCGTCTATATCACCATTGTTCTGCTCCTGATCGTCCTGCTGCTGGAGGGAGTATTTATTGTAGCAGTCCATTACTACTACCTGGGCAGCGCGATGGAGACCCTGTCTTCCCGGGCCGTTACCTCCGCCACCTTTTTCAATAAGTATCTGGAGGGCTACTCGATCAATGAACGGGCCAGGTACATTCTGGAGAATCTTTCGACTGAAGAGAGCAGCAAGGTTGAAGTGCTCAGTCCGGCAGGTGATGTCATTATCAATTCATTCGGCTTCGCAAGCTCGGAGCATATTGAGACCCCTGACGTCAAAGATGCTTTGATCAGCGGCAAGGGGACCTATCAGAGTATTACCCCTCTCAACGGTGAACGGATAATGGCCGTTTCCATTCCTTTGAGGGAATCCGGGGAGAACATTGGTGTACTGCGTTACTCTGTTTCAGCCGAGCCCCTCTACGACGTTATTATCAACATTGTCCTGAATGCCGCCTGGGTCGGGCTGCTCGTCATTCTTTTTGGCTTCGTACTCAGCCTGATTATCGCTAAACGGATCGTTGGACCTATTCAGCAATTAACCTCTGTCGCCAAAGAGATGGCCACCGGAAACTTTGACGTAAGGGCGGAAAAGCGGTATGACGATGAGGTCGGCACCTTGGCAGTCACACTGAATTACATGTCAGAGGAAATGGTCAAAAGCGAAAAAATCAAATATGATTTCATCTCTTCCGTCACGCATGAGCTGCGCACTCCCCTTACCTCGATCAAAGGCTGGGGTGAAACGCTGCTTGTGGGTGATTTGTCTGATAAAAAAGAGACCCTGCAGGGTCTTGAGGTAATGACCGGGGAAACGGATCGTCTGATTGGTCTGGTTGAGGATTTACTGGATTTCTCCAAATTCCAGGCGGGGGAGATAAAGGTCTCGCTCCAGCCTTATGACCTCAGGGGTCTGCTTGAGGATCTGCTGCTGCAGTTCAGGTACCGGGGCCAGACCAAACAAATCCGGCTCTATGCCGATATTCCCGATCAGCCGCTGCCCGTGGACGGCGATTTCAACCGGTTGAAGCAGGTTTTTGTAAATCTGCTGGACAATGCTTTCAAATTCACTCCGGCCCAAGGGGAGGTCCGCCTCACGGCGGACTATAATGAAACCCTAATTATCATCACAGTCGCGGACAACGGGGAAGGCATCGAAGCTGACGACCTCACGAAGCTCGGGACCAAATTCTTCAAAGGCAGATCACGCCAGTCCGGAAGCGGACTGGGCCTTGCCATCTGCAAAGAAATTATCGTACTGCATGGCGGCCGCCTGCGCATCGAGAGCGAATTCACCAAGGGAACCTCAGTCATCGTGGAGCTGCCTCGCTACCCGGTGGAGTGA
- a CDS encoding DHA2 family efflux MFS transporter permease subunit, with protein sequence MSKEIEATSSSIKKGPILFIMILGAFLATLNQTVMSVAVPGLMIDFNISAATAQWLTTGYMLVNGVLIPITAYLMQRFTTRELFQTSMFIFLAGTIVSALATSFPLLLTGRMIQAAGAGIIMPLLTNVILALFPREKRGAAMGMVGLAIIFAPAIGPTLAGYILEHYTWETMFYGMIPLTVIVIICGFIYLRNVSTRSYPKIDMISVILSTIGFGTLLYGFSRAASAGWSSAEVLLSLGAGILSLAFFTWRQLASQNPLLDLRAFKYNMFSLTTVISIAVTIVMYADMMLLPLYLQNARGYTAMESGLLLLPGALIMGLLMPVTGKLFDRFGAKWLAIIGLLITIATTLSFVNLTDSTSYSYLVLMSTGRRIGMALLLMPIQTLGLNQLPAKLNAHGTAISNTVRQVAGAVGTSLLVTVMTSRTTTHMQEMMAAGGAKGATQEHMIMEASIQGINDAYLVIVGIGILGLLLSFFIKQVGQTSGKEPGQKLKTITAEEV encoded by the coding sequence GTGAGTAAAGAAATAGAAGCAACAAGCAGTTCCATAAAAAAGGGACCCATCTTATTCATTATGATTTTGGGAGCCTTTCTTGCGACGTTGAATCAGACAGTGATGAGCGTTGCCGTGCCGGGATTAATGATTGATTTTAACATCTCAGCGGCAACAGCCCAGTGGCTGACAACAGGTTATATGCTCGTTAACGGAGTGCTGATTCCGATTACGGCTTATTTAATGCAACGATTTACTACGCGTGAGCTTTTCCAGACTTCCATGTTTATTTTCCTGGCAGGAACGATCGTATCGGCCCTTGCCACAAGCTTCCCCCTTCTGCTGACCGGGCGCATGATTCAGGCAGCCGGCGCCGGGATTATTATGCCGCTGCTTACCAATGTCATATTAGCCCTCTTCCCTCGTGAAAAGCGGGGAGCAGCCATGGGTATGGTCGGGTTAGCGATTATTTTTGCACCTGCGATAGGGCCAACTCTGGCCGGATATATTCTGGAACATTACACCTGGGAAACGATGTTTTACGGGATGATCCCACTTACTGTCATTGTGATCATCTGCGGATTTATTTATTTGAGGAATGTATCGACACGTTCTTATCCCAAAATTGATATGATCAGCGTCATCCTTTCCACCATCGGTTTTGGAACTTTGCTGTATGGCTTCAGCCGGGCTGCAAGCGCAGGCTGGTCGAGCGCGGAGGTGCTTTTGTCTCTCGGTGCAGGCATCCTTTCTCTTGCCTTTTTTACTTGGCGGCAGCTGGCTTCCCAAAACCCGCTTCTTGATCTCCGGGCCTTTAAATACAATATGTTCTCTTTAACCACTGTCATAAGTATCGCGGTTACGATCGTGATGTACGCCGATATGATGCTGCTGCCTCTGTATCTTCAGAATGCGCGCGGATATACGGCCATGGAATCTGGCCTGCTGCTGCTTCCCGGCGCGCTTATAATGGGACTGCTCATGCCGGTCACAGGCAAGCTGTTTGACCGGTTCGGCGCAAAATGGCTGGCCATCATCGGTCTACTGATCACGATTGCGACGACGCTAAGCTTTGTGAACTTGACAGACTCGACCAGCTACAGTTATCTGGTACTTATGTCCACAGGCCGGCGGATCGGGATGGCTCTGCTCCTCATGCCTATACAAACCTTAGGGCTGAATCAATTGCCAGCCAAGCTTAATGCGCACGGTACAGCCATCTCCAATACCGTTAGACAAGTGGCCGGTGCCGTGGGCACTTCTCTGCTTGTAACGGTGATGACAAGCCGTACCACGACTCATATGCAGGAGATGATGGCTGCAGGTGGCGCCAAGGGCGCAACACAGGAGCACATGATAATGGAAGCTTCGATTCAGGGCATCAATGACGCCTATCTCGTAATTGTGGGAATCGGTATTCTCGGATTGCTGCTCTCCTTCTTCATCAAACAAGTGGGACAAACCTCCGGGAAAGAGCCCGGACAGAAGCTGAAAACGATCACTGCGGAAGAAGTCTAG
- a CDS encoding ATP-grasp domain-containing protein — protein sequence MRIIFCQDPLDAKRVDMDYETEWHAAQATGFKTELVSLEALMEGQAARSIRQITPALSMESAIYRGWMMNPQHYEQLYHALQSKNIELINDPTAYAHCHYLPYSYSRIASLTPRTIWRTSPSKPADWEELFEQITVFGESPLIVKDYVKSRKHEWVDACYIPDASDHGNVQRVVWNFIERQGAGLSEGIVIREFVPLEYLQSHDKSGMPLSKEYRIFFLDLQIIAFLNYWDDVTYDEDQPDLTPFMEIARTITSRFFTMDIAKTAEGSWIIVELGDGGVSGLPEQMDVRAFYEGLLQD from the coding sequence ATGAGGATTATTTTCTGCCAGGATCCGCTGGATGCCAAGAGGGTGGATATGGATTATGAAACGGAGTGGCATGCAGCTCAAGCAACCGGCTTCAAGACGGAGCTCGTTTCACTGGAGGCCTTGATGGAAGGCCAGGCTGCCCGGTCCATCCGGCAGATTACACCTGCGCTCTCTATGGAATCTGCAATTTACCGGGGCTGGATGATGAATCCGCAGCATTATGAGCAGCTCTACCATGCACTCCAATCAAAGAATATTGAACTCATCAATGATCCTACCGCCTATGCTCACTGTCACTACTTGCCCTATTCCTATTCGAGGATCGCATCGTTGACACCGCGCACCATTTGGCGCACAAGTCCAAGCAAGCCCGCCGACTGGGAGGAGCTGTTCGAACAAATCACCGTATTCGGCGAATCTCCTTTAATCGTCAAGGACTATGTGAAGTCAAGAAAGCACGAATGGGTTGATGCCTGCTATATCCCGGATGCTTCAGACCACGGCAATGTACAGCGGGTGGTGTGGAACTTCATCGAAAGACAGGGGGCTGGACTGAGCGAAGGAATCGTTATCCGTGAATTCGTTCCTCTGGAGTACCTGCAATCACACGACAAGAGCGGCATGCCGCTTTCCAAGGAATACCGGATATTTTTTCTGGATCTTCAAATCATAGCTTTTCTGAATTACTGGGATGATGTTACCTACGATGAGGATCAGCCGGATCTGACCCCATTTATGGAAATTGCCCGCACGATTACAAGCCGCTTCTTCACCATGGACATCGCCAAAACTGCAGAGGGAAGCTGGATTATTGTAGAGCTGGGAGACGGCGGTGTTTCGGGCCTGCCCGAGCAGATGGATGTCAGAGCGTTTTATGAGGGGTTACTTCAAGACTAA
- a CDS encoding ABC transporter permease: MNQWLSAIGGEILKLRRSRLLWISLGTSILLPVMLGLVFSGSLGSQNNIESILDVPGFMDELGYVVSIGGLIGFGFIYSWIFGREYSDRTVKDLLALPLSRYSVAAAKLMVATVWCEVLALLMFAVGSLTAWFVQLDGWSLEIIAQSFREYALLCIMVICLCIPVAWMASVGRGYMSAFGFIVLTIVISQLGRGIGITEYIPWAIPGLLSGASGEENAHLQALSLSLPYLTGGIGLIGTLSWWRYADQS, translated from the coding sequence ATGAATCAATGGTTATCAGCCATAGGAGGGGAAATCTTGAAGCTTCGCCGGTCCAGACTGCTATGGATATCACTCGGCACCAGCATCCTGCTGCCGGTTATGCTGGGGCTCGTATTTTCCGGATCGCTGGGTTCTCAGAACAACATAGAGAGTATATTGGATGTGCCGGGGTTTATGGATGAGCTTGGTTATGTGGTTTCGATCGGAGGATTGATCGGATTCGGTTTTATATACAGTTGGATATTCGGCCGGGAATACTCCGACCGTACGGTTAAGGATTTACTGGCATTGCCGCTTTCCCGTTACAGTGTGGCAGCCGCTAAATTAATGGTTGCCACAGTTTGGTGTGAGGTCCTGGCACTCCTTATGTTTGCGGTTGGAAGCCTTACCGCCTGGTTTGTCCAGTTGGATGGCTGGAGCCTTGAGATCATCGCGCAAAGCTTCAGGGAATATGCTTTGCTCTGTATCATGGTCATCTGTCTATGCATTCCGGTAGCCTGGATGGCCAGCGTTGGACGCGGGTATATGTCTGCGTTTGGGTTCATTGTGCTTACCATTGTGATTTCCCAGCTTGGCAGAGGCATTGGAATTACGGAATATATCCCATGGGCCATCCCCGGGCTCCTCAGCGGCGCTTCGGGGGAGGAAAATGCCCATTTGCAGGCTCTGAGTCTCAGCCTTCCGTATCTGACCGGTGGTATTGGCTTGATCGGCACACTCTCCTGGTGGCGTTATGCTGATCAATCATAA
- a CDS encoding TetR/AcrR family transcriptional regulator, with protein sequence MTPAESGSKGNGKRSSRTYDAARTKGMILDAAEETFAELGYSAARIDGIAKASGYNKSLIYQYFGDKLGLYTEVVKRADQISEQVTGAAIAELLKNPSLMSDPVVFKSFLEKITRQMYEFLLEYPRYLKILFWEAAEDWKTWNQITYRPDDMTQLHELAIAAKQNGILRQDFDPAMFPILILNVTTATLQSFSRYKEVMGKLDSPEMKEHTMDQIAKFVIYGVMEPSLL encoded by the coding sequence ATGACGCCAGCAGAGAGCGGGAGCAAGGGCAACGGCAAGCGAAGTTCACGGACTTACGATGCAGCCCGAACCAAGGGGATGATTCTTGACGCTGCGGAGGAGACGTTTGCCGAGCTTGGTTATTCAGCAGCACGAATCGACGGGATTGCGAAGGCTTCGGGGTATAACAAAAGCCTGATTTATCAGTATTTCGGCGATAAGCTGGGACTTTACACCGAAGTAGTCAAACGTGCCGACCAGATTAGTGAGCAGGTAACCGGGGCGGCAATCGCTGAGCTGTTGAAGAACCCAAGTCTCATGAGTGACCCTGTTGTATTCAAAAGTTTTCTGGAGAAGATTACCCGGCAAATGTATGAGTTTCTCCTGGAGTACCCGCGATATTTGAAAATCCTGTTCTGGGAGGCCGCTGAGGATTGGAAGACCTGGAATCAAATCACCTACCGCCCGGATGATATGACTCAGCTGCATGAGCTGGCCATAGCCGCGAAGCAGAATGGAATCCTCCGGCAGGATTTCGATCCGGCGATGTTTCCGATTCTGATTCTGAATGTGACGACAGCGACGCTTCAGTCCTTTTCACGGTATAAGGAAGTGATGGGCAAGCTGGACTCCCCGGAGATGAAGGAGCACACCATGGATCAGATTGCGAAGTTTGTCATTTATGGTGTCATGGAGCCATCTTTACTCTAG